The genomic segment CAGTTTTTTGGCCAGGTCGGCGGTGAAGACGAAGCAGATATCGAGCCATTTACTGAGGAAGGGCCAGTAGGACCTGCTCAGGGCTTTGAAGGTATGTTAGAGGACGGAGAAGTAGCTGGTACTGTTATATGTGGTGATAATTATTTTAATGAGAATTCGGAAGCTGTAGATACTGTATTGGAAATGATTAACGAATATGATCCTGATGTTGTAGTAGCTGGTCCAGCTTTTAATGCTGGTCGCTATGGTATGGCCTGTGCTGGGGTCTGTAAAGCAGTAGCAGAGGAGTTAGGAATATCTGTTGTGACTGGTATGTATGAAGAAAATCCCGGTTTAGATGTCTGTAAAGAGATTGCTTATGTTGTCGAGACAGCAGATTCAGCTGCAGGAATGCGAGACGCACTGCCAACTATGGCTAATATCGTTGATAAATTGGTAAGTGGTAAACCATTAGGTCCGCCTGAAGAAGAAGGATATATTCCTCAAGGGAGAAGAAAAACTGTTTTCTCCGATAAACGAGGTTCACTGCGGGCAGTAGAAATGCTTATGGCGCGATTGAATGGAGAAGAATTCGAGACTGAGCTATCGATGCCAGAGTTTGATGATGTAGATCCAGCAGATCCAGTAGAAGATATTACCGAAGCAACAGTAGCATTAGTTACCAGCGGAGGTATTGTGCCGGGAGATAATCCAGATCAAATAGAATCAGCCAGTGCAACTAAGTTCGGCTGTTATTCCATTGAGGGAGTTAATGATCTCAAAGAAGATACAGATTATATTACAATTCACGGTGGTTATGATCCTGTTTATGCTAATGAAGACTGTAATAGAGTAGTACCTTTAGATGTACTGAGAGATCTAGAAGAAGAAGGTGCTGTTGGTAATATTCATGATAAATACTATGTAACAACAGGTACCGGAACTGCGGTAGCCAATGCAGAAGAATTTGGCGAAGAGATAGGTGAAGAATTGAAGAATGACGGCGTGGATGCAGTTATCTTAACTTCTACATGAGGAACCTGTACTCGTTGCGGTGCAACGATGGTAAAAGAGATTGAACGGTATGGAATTCCAATTGTTCATATGGCAAGTATTATTTCCATTTCTCAGTCTGTAGGAGCAAATAGAATTGTTCCTTCTATAGCAATTCCCCATCCAGTCGGGAACCCAGATCTTGGTCTGAAAGAGGAAAAGGAACTAAGAAAAAGCATGGTTGAAAAAGCACTAGAAGCTTTGACTACTGAGATAGAGGATCAGACTATCTTTGAATAAAGGAGGAGATAAAATGTTAGAAGGAAAGAAAGTAGCAATTATTGGTGATCGTGATGGAATTCCTGCTCCTGCAATCCAAGAATGCATAGAAACAACAGGAGCTGAAGTAGTTTTTGGTTCAACTGAATGTTTCGTGTGAACAGCTGCAGGAGCTATGGACCTGGAAAATCAAAAGAGGATCCAAGAGTTAGCTGAGGAACATGGAGAAGAAAACTTAGTAGTAATCTTAGGTGGTGCAGAAGCAGAAGCTTCTGGTTTAGCAGCTGAGACTGTTACTAATGGAGATCCTACTTTTGCCGGTCCATTAGCAGGGGTCCAGTTAGGACTCAGAGTTTATCATGTAGTAGAACCAGAGATTAAAGACGAAATTGATGAGGATGTCTATGAAGATCAGATAAGTATGATGGAAATGGTTCTCGAAGTTGATGATATTGTTGAAGAAGTTAAGAAATATAGAGAAGAGTATTGTCAGTTTATATAATTTATAATTAGAGCTTCCCTATAAAATAAATACCTAGGGAAGCTCTTTTTAAACTTAATTGAAAGCAATAAAGGAGGCAGTGAGGTATGTCGAAGGAATATGATGTGATTATTGTAGGCGGCGGACCAGCAGGTCTATCAGCTGGGATGTATGCTTCTCGTTCCAAGTTAGATACATTACTGTTAGAAACAGGTGATGTAGGCGGGCAGCCAAAAAGCTATGAAGAGATGGAAAATTATCCTGGTGTGCTTGATGCTAGCGCTCCTGAATTAGTAGAAAACTTTAAAGAGCATGCCCAAGAGTTTGGAACTGAGATAAAAGAAGGCGAAGTAAAAGAGATAGATGCAGATGGCTTTGTTAAAACTGTAACTACTAAAGAGGGAGTTGAGTACAAGGCCAAGAGTATAATCCTAGCTACTGGGGCTGAGCCAAGAAGATTAGACGTCGAAGGCGAAGAAGAATTTAAAGGTAAAGGAGTATCTTACTGTGCAACCTGTGATGCCGACTTCTTTGTTGATCTAGAAGTAGCTGTCGTAGGTAATGGTAATTCAGCTATCGAAGAAGCTCTATATTTAACTAAGTTTGCCAGCAAAGTAACAGTTATTGTCATCCATGAGGAAGGAACTATGGATGCCGACAAGATTTATCAAGAGAGAGCTTATGAGAATGATAAGATAGAGTTTGTCTGGAATTCAACTGTAGATAGAATCGAAGGGGACGGCTTAGTAGATAAAGCAGTCCTTAAGAATATCAAAACAGGTGACTTAACTGATTTTGAATGTGATGGTATCTTTATCTTCATCGGTCGGGTTCCCAGCACAGACTTTGTAGAGGATACAGTGGAACTAACAGATAATGGCTATATTAAAGTTGATGATACATTAGAAACTAGTAAACCAGGCGTCTTTGCTGCCGGAGATGTAAGAGAGAAATATCTACGTCAGGTAGTAACAGCCGCAGCCGATGGAGCAACAACAGCTACAGCTGCCGGAGGCTATATTGAGGAAGAAGAATACTGGCAGGAAAATGTATTAGAAGCAGATGAAGACGTATTAGTAGCTTTTTGGAGTCCTACTAATGAGGAAAGCATGGACATGACAAATAAGTTAGAGAATATGGATTTAGATGCTAAGTTAGTTAAGATAGATACTTATAAGAATATGAGAATTTCTAATCGTTATGAAGTAACAGAGATTCCAACTCTGCTTAAGCTGCAGGATGGCGAAGTTGTAGAGAAGCTTATTCAACCTACAGTTGATGAATTAGAAGAGATTATTTAAACCAAACTAAAATAAACTTGAAAGGGGCTGAAAATAATGATTGAAGTAGACAAGGAGAATTATGAAGAGGAAGTATTAGAAGTAGAAGGACCAGTAATGGTAGATTACTGGGGAGAAGGTTGTGACCACTGTTTAGAATTAATGCCTGGAGTTGAGGACTTAGCTGAAAAGTATGGTGATGATATGAAGTTCTGTAAGCTAAACATTAAAGGAAATCGCCGTTTAGCTATGAGCCAGCAGGTTATGGGCTTACCATCTATGGTATTCTATGTTGATGGAGAAAAGGTAGAACACTTAAGTGGCGACGACTTAACAATTGAAGAGATTGAGGAAGAGATTAAGAAGCATATTTAACATTAATTGATATCTAATTATTGTGTAATTACAGTGCATAATACAGCCTGGGAAGTTTCTCCGTTCCAGATCTTTTTTCTCTCTTGCTGCTAATTGAGAATAACTTAGGTTCTCATGATTTGGAGCGAACTATTTTGAAGGTGATTAGTAACTTCGACGAAAAAATCTAGATTTCACTCCGAAACAACCCAGGCTGAAATTATAACATCATACTGCAAGTAGTCAATATGTGTCTGGAACGACTCTTAAAACAGCCCGAAGCCATAGACGGCGAGAGGGCTGTTTTAGAGAATGAATGAGGCAGGATGCCGAATGAATGGCAAGTGGAAGATACATATTGACTATTCCTGCAATATCTTAAATGTTTAGTCAGTTTTTATTCTAGCGTAAGTCTGCGTCCAAAAGTGATTAATTCTTAAATAAAATAATGGAGGTGCCAAGTATGAATGAAGCAGTATTAAAAGGAAACAGTTATGTATTAGTTCATGCTGCTAATACTTTATTAGAACATGGATCCACACAAACATCAGAGAGAGCACAGAATCCAGATAGTGAATATCTAAAGCAAGCACCAGAATTTTTAAGAAGTTATGAAGAGGTAGTAGGTTATGGTCCAAACCAGTCCTATATTGGAAATATGTCAATAAAAGATTTAGAGGATATTGAACGTCCTTGGTATGAGAATAATGTTGATGATGCCAGCCGGTTCAGTGACTGGGGCGAGATTATGCCTGAAGATGAATTTTATGGAGTAATGAAGATGGCTGACAGCTTTGATTTAGTACAACTAAGTGAAGACTTTGCCAAAGATGTAAAAGATAAATTAGCAGATCATAGTTTATTAGAAGATAATTTAGATCAAATAGAAGGTACAGCTGTTGATTCCATTCAAGAGATGGTAGATGAACATACTGCTGAACCTCTATACTTAGATGGAGAATTAATCGGCTGTGTTAAACAGGCCCATGATACAGATGTTAACCTCAATGCCCATACTATGTTAGAGAATACAGTAGTTAAGGCTTCAGGAATACTTTCTATGCTCCATCTAGGCAAGCAGGAAGGAATTGACCTAGCAGAAATAGACTACGTAATCGAAGTTTCCGAAGAAGCCTGCGGTGATATCAATCAGCGCGGTGGAGGTAATTTTGCTAAATCAATAGCTGAAATGGCCGGCTGTAAGCAGGCTACTGGTTCAGATACTAGAAGCTTCTGTGCTGGACCTGCTCATGGTTTAATCCATGCTGCTGGTTTAGTTAAATCGGGTATGTTTGATAATGTAGTAGTAGTAGCCGGTGGTTCGACAGCTAAGTTAGGTATGAATGGAAAAGACCACGTTAAGAATGAAATGCCTATTTTAGAAGACTGTTTAGGCGGCTTTGCTGTCTTGGTCAGTGAAGATGACGGTAAGAGTCCAGTTATCAGAACAGATGCTGTAGGTCGTCATACAGTGGATACAGGTTCTTCTCCACAAGCAGTAATCTCTTCT from the Acetohalobium arabaticum DSM 5501 genome contains:
- the grdC gene encoding glycine/sarcosine/betaine reductase complex component C subunit beta, whose protein sequence is MNEAVLKGNSYVLVHAANTLLEHGSTQTSERAQNPDSEYLKQAPEFLRSYEEVVGYGPNQSYIGNMSIKDLEDIERPWYENNVDDASRFSDWGEIMPEDEFYGVMKMADSFDLVQLSEDFAKDVKDKLADHSLLEDNLDQIEGTAVDSIQEMVDEHTAEPLYLDGELIGCVKQAHDTDVNLNAHTMLENTVVKASGILSMLHLGKQEGIDLAEIDYVIEVSEEACGDINQRGGGNFAKSIAEMAGCKQATGSDTRSFCAGPAHGLIHAAGLVKSGMFDNVVVVAGGSTAKLGMNGKDHVKNEMPILEDCLGGFAVLVSEDDGKSPVIRTDAVGRHTVDTGSSPQAVISSLVTEPLDNIDLGITDIDKYSVEMQNPDITEPAGAGNVPESNYKMIAALGVKRGDLEKKELPNFVDEHGMPGFAPTQGHIPSGVPFIGHARREMLAGEMERSMIIGKGSLFLGRMTNLFDGVSFIMEANEGQDSNETGVSEDEIKGIVAKAMRNLSDSLLADEE
- the trxB gene encoding thioredoxin-disulfide reductase; this encodes MSKEYDVIIVGGGPAGLSAGMYASRSKLDTLLLETGDVGGQPKSYEEMENYPGVLDASAPELVENFKEHAQEFGTEIKEGEVKEIDADGFVKTVTTKEGVEYKAKSIILATGAEPRRLDVEGEEEFKGKGVSYCATCDADFFVDLEVAVVGNGNSAIEEALYLTKFASKVTVIVIHEEGTMDADKIYQERAYENDKIEFVWNSTVDRIEGDGLVDKAVLKNIKTGDLTDFECDGIFIFIGRVPSTDFVEDTVELTDNGYIKVDDTLETSKPGVFAAGDVREKYLRQVVTAAADGATTATAAGGYIEEEEYWQENVLEADEDVLVAFWSPTNEESMDMTNKLENMDLDAKLVKIDTYKNMRISNRYEVTEIPTLLKLQDGEVVEKLIQPTVDELEEII
- the grdA gene encoding glycine/sarcosine/betaine reductase complex selenoprotein A, with amino-acid sequence MLEGKKVAIIGDRDGIPAPAIQECIETTGAEVVFGSTECFVUTAAGAMDLENQKRIQELAEEHGEENLVVILGGAEAEASGLAAETVTNGDPTFAGPLAGVQLGLRVYHVVEPEIKDEIDEDVYEDQISMMEMVLEVDDIVEEVKKYREEYCQFI
- a CDS encoding glycine/betaine/sarcosine/D-proline family reductase selenoprotein B encodes the protein MSQKFKVVYYLNQFFGQVGGEDEADIEPFTEEGPVGPAQGFEGMLEDGEVAGTVICGDNYFNENSEAVDTVLEMINEYDPDVVVAGPAFNAGRYGMACAGVCKAVAEELGISVVTGMYEENPGLDVCKEIAYVVETADSAAGMRDALPTMANIVDKLVSGKPLGPPEEEGYIPQGRRKTVFSDKRGSLRAVEMLMARLNGEEFETELSMPEFDDVDPADPVEDITEATVALVTSGGIVPGDNPDQIESASATKFGCYSIEGVNDLKEDTDYITIHGGYDPVYANEDCNRVVPLDVLRDLEEEGAVGNIHDKYYVTTGTGTAVANAEEFGEEIGEELKNDGVDAVILTSTUGTCTRCGATMVKEIERYGIPIVHMASIISISQSVGANRIVPSIAIPHPVGNPDLGLKEEKELRKSMVEKALEALTTEIEDQTIFE
- the trxA gene encoding thioredoxin TrxA; protein product: MIEVDKENYEEEVLEVEGPVMVDYWGEGCDHCLELMPGVEDLAEKYGDDMKFCKLNIKGNRRLAMSQQVMGLPSMVFYVDGEKVEHLSGDDLTIEEIEEEIKKHI